Genomic segment of Anaerobacillus alkaliphilus:
AGCAATCATCGCGTCGGCAACTTTTTTGAAGCCTGCAATATTTGAACCGACAACTAAGTTTCCGGATTTACCATACTGTTCGGCAGCAGCAACACTGCTTCGATAAATGTTTTTCATGATTTCATGTAGTTTTGCATCAACTTCTTCAAACGTCCAAGAAAGTCTCATGCTATTTTGTGACATTTCTAATGCTGACACAGCTACCCCGCCTGCATTTGCTGCTTTAGCAGGTCCAAATAGTACCCCGTTTGCAAGAAAAATATCCATCGCTTCAAGAGTAGAAGGCATATTTGCCCCTTCCCCAATTGCTTTTACTCCATTGGCCACTAATAACTTGGCAGAGGTTTCGTCAATTTCATTTTGAGTCGCACATGGTAGGGCAATGTCACAAGGGATTAACCAAATGTTCGAGCAACCTTCATGGTATTCAGCTTCAGGATGATAGGTTAGATACTCACTAATTCGTTTTCGGTCGATTTCTTTGATCTGTTTAACTGTCGCAAGGTTAATTCCTCGTTCATCATAGATATATCCGTTGGAATCACTACAAGCGACTACCGTTGCTCCAAGCTCTTGTGCTTTTTCAATCGCATAGATTGATACGTTACCAGAACCAGAGATAATAACTTTTTTTCCTTCAAAGCTATCACCTTTGTCTTTTAACATCTCCTGTACAAAGTAGACAGTACCGTATCCAGTTGCTTCTGTTCTAGCTAAACTACCTCCGTATCCTAACCCTTTACCTGTTAACACACCAGCAGGGTAGCCGCCTCGAATCCGTTTGTATTGTCCAAACAGGTAGCCAATTTCCCTTGCCCCAACACCAATATCACCAGCAGGAACATCCGTATCGGGATCGATATATTTGGCAAGTTCAGTCATAAAGCTTTGGCAAAAACGCATAATTTCTTGATCGGATTTCCCTTTAGGGTCAAAATCAGCTCCACCTTTACCGCCACCAATTGGTTGACCAGTAAGGGAGTTTTTGAAGATTTGCTCAAAGCCTAGAAATTTAATGATGCTAGCATTTACAGAAGGATGAAACCGTAAACCACCTTTGTAAGGTCCTATTGCACTATTGTACTGTACTCGGAATCCACGATTTACTTGAACGATCCCCTTATCGTCCACCCACGGAACTCGAAAAGAAATGACACGCTCAGGCTCTACGAGACGCTCGAGGATATTTTGTTGAATATATTTAGGGTCTTGAGCAAGTATCGGAATTAAGGAATCAAATACTTCTTTTACAGCTTGGTGAAATTCTGACTCTCCTTGATTTCTAAGCTTTACTTTTTCAAAGACGTCATTTACATACTGTGCTGCATTGTTTAAGTGTTCTTTTTGAATCTCTTGAACTGTAGGCATAAATTAACTCCCCTTTTTATTAACCAAATTTGGTATGATAGATTTATAAAAAAATTCCGATAATTAACAAGGTCATTGATAGATTATCTGACATTCCGTTATGTATAATCATACATGGATAAAATAATCTAAACCAATACGTAAATTAGATATAATTAATGCCGGAATGAGATTGGATGTAGGGGGATTAACAATAATGGAATTAAGACAGATACAATATTTTATTGAAGTTGCCAAAAGAGAGCATGTGACAGATGCTGCGAATAACATGCATATCGCTCAATCTGCAGTAAGTCGGCAAATATATAATTTAGAACAAGAGTTGGGAGTGGAACTATTTATCCGTGAAGGACGAAATGTAAAGTTAACTCCAATAGGAAGAGTTTTCTTAGAACATATGAAGGAAGCAATGCAAGTGATTGAAAATGCCAAACGGGAGGTAGAGGAATTCTTAGATCCAAAATGTGGGACAATTAGAATTGGTTTTCCTAGCAGTCTAGCGAATTATACGTTACCAACAGTTATTTCGGCTTTTCGTGAAGAGTTCCCATTGGTGAAATTCAAACTAATCCAGGGCACATATCATTATTTAACAGATGCAGTAATCAATGGGGAAATTGATATAGCGGTACTTGGACCAGTTCCAAAGGAATCGAAAAAGCTGAAGAGTGAGGTCTTGTTTCAAGAAAAGCTTGTAGCGTTACTGCCTTCGAATCACCCACTAGCAGAAAATCGGTCGATTTCACTTAGCGATCTTAGAGAAGATCAGTTTGTCCTTTTTCCAACTGGATTTATTTTACGTGAAATTGTTATCAGTGCTTGTAAACAAAATGGGTTTCAGCCAACCATATCTTTTGAAGGGCATGATATTGATGCAATAAAGGGCTTAGTATCAGCAGGATTGGGAGTAACATTAGTACCTGAAATTACCCTTATTGATAACCACCCACGTTCAACAGTCAAGGTACGGGTGACCGAACCTGAGGTGACTAGATCTGTAGGAGTCATTATTCCTAAAGAACGAGAGCTATTACCAACAGAAAAGCTATTTTATAACTTTCTAAGAAACTTTTTTGCAATGCTTGGTGGTTTTAATAAATAAAGGCTCTTTTCGTAAACCTTGCTCCTGCGGTTACTCGTCGCACAAAAAAACTGTGGCTTTTTTACCCTAAAATAATCGCCTAGATGAAGATATCAGCCAACAAATTATGTAAGAAAAGAGCAATACTAACTAACTTAGTTGTGAATTCTTAGTATTTTGTGTAAAAATCCGGCTTTTGGGATTTTTCCGAAAGCAACAAACTATGCGAAAATAGCCTAAGTAAAAGAGCATAGGGTCTTTACCCCATGCTCGAATTTGTTGTATAGGCAGTTATTGATTAATGACGGTATTTATATAATCAGTTGCTTGGTTTTCTTCCATGTTCTGAACGAGAACAAGTTCACTGATAAGGATATTTCTAGCGTTGTTTAACATCATTTTATCGCTTGTTCCAAGTGGTTTCTTTTTGCTACTACGACTTAGGTCGCGAATAACTTGTGCACCTTCATAAATATCTCCAGTTTTCATTTTATCCATATTATGGCGATACCTCTGGTTAGGATGAACTGGTTGATTAGAATCGACATCACTTGAAAGAAGATGAAATACTTTTTCTAAGACACTTGAGTTAACAACTTCTCTAATTCCTAGTTTAGATGTTTTTTCAGTAGGTATCATTACCTGCATTTTTCCAACAGATAAACTCATAATATAGTAAAGCCGTTTTTCTCCTAAGACTTCCTTTTCCTCTATGGCTTCAATGATACCAGCGCCATGCATTGGGTAGAAAATCTTGTCACCTATTGAAAACATAAGGTCACCTCCTGAACATTATCATTTAATTATAACATATGTTGTTGTAATTGTAAAATTATTTATAATAACATAAAGTTAATTGCTATGTCAACAACCATATATAGGGTCCTAATAAATTTTTCTTACCCAATTATTTTTCTGTCTTGGCCACCATACATATAATCTGTGGCTTAGAAAATAATTGGGCGGTGTGTTTGTTGAAAAGATATATAAAATATGGGGTATGTTTGACGTTACTTATCCAAGGGTGTTCATCCGTAACCATCTATAACCCTACTGATGTAGCAACAATTGCGAGGGAACAACAGCTTATTCATAAAAGTAAAATGTTTGGCGATAATCGTTCTATCATCGAAGTAGTAAAGGGTGATCTCTCTATCATCGATTTTGAATTAGAAGTCGTTGGAGAACGGGATCTTGAGTATACAGACGAAGAAGCTCAATCTTTTCCAGAGATATATACAGAAATTGAGGGAGTTTTAACTTTTCGCGGAAACCATTACCGAACGTCGCCTTCCTATGGAACGATTGGGTCTGGTGTCTCATATGAATTAGAGTCAGTCTGGAATTTTCAAACTCAAACAAGTCCAAGGTGGGGCGGAGGGTCGGGATGGACAGGGCAACCAAGTATTGTGAAGTGGGAACCAGAAGTGAAAAAGATCATGAATGTTTTTGAGAAGTTTAAGGAAAAAGAAGAGTTTGTGGAGGTTATATATGGATCATTAGATGGGAGCGTGTATTTTTTTGAACTAGAAACAGGGGAAAAAACAAGAGACCCTATCCGCATTGGAAATCCAATAAAGGGAAGTGTTGCAATTGATCCTAGGGGCTACCCACTTCTTTATGTTGGCGATGGGATTCCGCAAAAATCTCCATTTGGCCAAAGAATATTTAGTTTAATTGATAGTACGGAGCTGTATTTTCAAAAAGGAGAAGACCCCTTTGCCTACCGTGATTGGGGTGCTTTTGATGGTTCGCCTTTAATTAATCGGTTAACAGATACATTAGTTAGTGGTGGAGAAAACGGAATTTTTTATAAGACAAAATTACATACAAAATTTGATATAGATAAACGTACAATATCTGTAGACCCTCGTCCAATGAAATATCGGTACAAAATTCAAGAAAACTATTATCAAGGGATTGAAAACTCAGTAGCAGTGTATCGTAACCTAGCTTTTTTTTCGGATAATGGTGGTAGCGTTCAGGCATTAGACCTAATGACAATGGAGCCCTATTTTGCTTTAGCCCCAATAGATGATACAGACTCGACGATAGTAATAGATCTGGAAGGTAAACAGCCATTTATTTATACTTCGACGGAAGTAGATATTGTTGGAAAAGATGGCAATGCTCATATTCGCAAAATTAATGGTTTAACTGGTGATGTAGTTTGGGATGTAGAGTATCCTGCATTTTTCTATGATGGTGTGAATGGTGGTGTATTGGCAACACCGGTCATTATTGATCAATTGGTGATCTATGCAGTTGCTAGATATAAACAAAGGTACTCAGGATTAATGGTAGCACTAAATAAGGATACGGGTGAAGAGGTTTGGCGTTGGGAAATGCCTCATTACGCTTGGTCTTCTCCCGTGAATGTAAAGACTGAAGAAGGGTATACTTATATTATCCAAGCTGACTCGGTCGGGAATTTACACTTTATTGACGCTATCTCAGGAGCAATCATCCATCAGATAAATCTTGGTTCAAATATTGAATCTTCTCCTGCTGTTTTTAACGACATGCTCGTCGTCGGAACAAGAGGTGGGAAGTTCCATGGAGTGAAAATTCATCCAAAATAAAAAGGCTGGAGTAGCGTCATTGCTACCCAGCCTTAATTTGTTATTTAGCAAATACATGATTCCCAATTGTTACAGTGTGTTGTCTTGTTGCATTCCAATGGTTAGTAGCAATGGCTGGGTTATAGAAGAATAGTGAACCTCTACCTTGCCCACGGAAAGCAATCGCTTCGTCTACAGCACGGATCGCTGAAGCTGTAGGAGTTTGGTTTATCGTGCCTGTACGAACAGGAGTGAATTGACCAGTTTGATAGATAACACTCGAGATCGTGTTTGGAAACAGCGAGCTATCTACGCG
This window contains:
- a CDS encoding PQQ-binding-like beta-propeller repeat protein, translating into MKRYIKYGVCLTLLIQGCSSVTIYNPTDVATIAREQQLIHKSKMFGDNRSIIEVVKGDLSIIDFELEVVGERDLEYTDEEAQSFPEIYTEIEGVLTFRGNHYRTSPSYGTIGSGVSYELESVWNFQTQTSPRWGGGSGWTGQPSIVKWEPEVKKIMNVFEKFKEKEEFVEVIYGSLDGSVYFFELETGEKTRDPIRIGNPIKGSVAIDPRGYPLLYVGDGIPQKSPFGQRIFSLIDSTELYFQKGEDPFAYRDWGAFDGSPLINRLTDTLVSGGENGIFYKTKLHTKFDIDKRTISVDPRPMKYRYKIQENYYQGIENSVAVYRNLAFFSDNGGSVQALDLMTMEPYFALAPIDDTDSTIVIDLEGKQPFIYTSTEVDIVGKDGNAHIRKINGLTGDVVWDVEYPAFFYDGVNGGVLATPVIIDQLVIYAVARYKQRYSGLMVALNKDTGEEVWRWEMPHYAWSSPVNVKTEEGYTYIIQADSVGNLHFIDAISGAIIHQINLGSNIESSPAVFNDMLVVGTRGGKFHGVKIHPK
- a CDS encoding LysR family transcriptional regulator yields the protein MELRQIQYFIEVAKREHVTDAANNMHIAQSAVSRQIYNLEQELGVELFIREGRNVKLTPIGRVFLEHMKEAMQVIENAKREVEEFLDPKCGTIRIGFPSSLANYTLPTVISAFREEFPLVKFKLIQGTYHYLTDAVINGEIDIAVLGPVPKESKKLKSEVLFQEKLVALLPSNHPLAENRSISLSDLREDQFVLFPTGFILREIVISACKQNGFQPTISFEGHDIDAIKGLVSAGLGVTLVPEITLIDNHPRSTVKVRVTEPEVTRSVGVIIPKERELLPTEKLFYNFLRNFFAMLGGFNK
- the gdhA gene encoding NADP-specific glutamate dehydrogenase — encoded protein: MPTVQEIQKEHLNNAAQYVNDVFEKVKLRNQGESEFHQAVKEVFDSLIPILAQDPKYIQQNILERLVEPERVISFRVPWVDDKGIVQVNRGFRVQYNSAIGPYKGGLRFHPSVNASIIKFLGFEQIFKNSLTGQPIGGGKGGADFDPKGKSDQEIMRFCQSFMTELAKYIDPDTDVPAGDIGVGAREIGYLFGQYKRIRGGYPAGVLTGKGLGYGGSLARTEATGYGTVYFVQEMLKDKGDSFEGKKVIISGSGNVSIYAIEKAQELGATVVACSDSNGYIYDERGINLATVKQIKEIDRKRISEYLTYHPEAEYHEGCSNIWLIPCDIALPCATQNEIDETSAKLLVANGVKAIGEGANMPSTLEAMDIFLANGVLFGPAKAANAGGVAVSALEMSQNSMRLSWTFEEVDAKLHEIMKNIYRSSVAAAEQYGKSGNLVVGSNIAGFKKVADAMIAHGVI
- a CDS encoding CarD family transcriptional regulator → MFSIGDKIFYPMHGAGIIEAIEEKEVLGEKRLYYIMSLSVGKMQVMIPTEKTSKLGIREVVNSSVLEKVFHLLSSDVDSNQPVHPNQRYRHNMDKMKTGDIYEGAQVIRDLSRSSKKKPLGTSDKMMLNNARNILISELVLVQNMEENQATDYINTVINQ